A single window of Anopheles moucheti chromosome 2, idAnoMoucSN_F20_07, whole genome shotgun sequence DNA harbors:
- the LOC128310257 gene encoding transcription termination factor 5, mitochondrial, with amino-acid sequence MLRSRIFYRTMCTKVVKENASSLDTARLYAPYIGAQYREVQKWLLNNPALLELDRKETVKKLSYLKYVHVTPDEILEQPNVLLNHLITLENRTTILRECGVVEGLTLNAIANYLKLIRRSMGVLKRNHLIPKDLDMYEQLKRQFECTVEPTLRWDDRTLLQDMRIAFYNEFFKKRLDFGAPEIDKLWKSYSKIKHKSFGHTQRVIDILQYDYHFSRDKLVANMYLLHADPENLLRFPTEVPSIGGMELKEVIAKYPKITMVNHGSVKRVCDILKQLDIPDGEVLKCLAIFTLSPRTIEYRLERLTHVKEFEVLMKHPRVLRLIQYHTKAAIRLEYLQQLKVRCASLDVLSSNSQSFERYVRDGCDRTKGKDTGYVLKHIFKERGEAAVQMIKRHPNWFHVPVLQMQETVDQLLNKKFTLNDICNNIHILLYPLNRIEEKLTLLQNADPKLQEELGVELYRANRTQILALALYLVELEFHFTGDGVWPEQMQQSDASSTINVELPSSLSTEYKFGKKPPNAPSSST; translated from the exons atgcTTCGCTCACGAATATTTTACCGCACTATGTGCACAAAAGTGGTGAAAGAAAATGCTTCCAGCCTGGATACTGCTCGGTTATATGCGCCCTACATAG GTGCCCAATACCGAGAGGTCCAGAAATGGTTGTTAAACAATCCTGCACTGCTAGAGTTGGACCGGAAAGAAACAGTAAAGAAACTGTCCTACCTCAAATATGTTCATGTTACACCTGATGAAATCCTTGAGCAACCTAACGTCCTCCTGAACCATCTGATTACGCTGGAAAACCGTACCACGATCTTGAGAGAGTGTGGAGTAGTGGAGGGTCTTACACTGAACGCTATTGCGAACTATCTGAAGCTGATACGCAGGAGCATGGGGGTGCTAAAGCGTAACCACTTGATTCCAAAAGATTTGGACATGTACGAACAGCTAAAGCGACAGTTCGAGTGCACGGTGGAACCGACCCTTCGTTGGGACGATCGCACGCTACTACAAGATATGCGTATTGCATTCTACAacgaatttttcaaaaaacgGCTTGACTTTGGTGCGCCGGAGATCGACAAACTGTGGAAATCATACTCGAAAATTAAGCACAAGAGCTTTGGCCATACTCAGCGTGTGATTGACATACTGCAGTACGATTATCACTTTAGCCGCGATAAATTGGTCGCCAACATGTACTTGCTGCATGCCGATCCAGAaaatttgttgcgttttccgaCGGAGGTACCATCGATCGGTGGCATGGAGCTGAAGGAAGTAATTGCGAAGTATCCGAAGATCACGATGGTAAATCATGGTTCGGTAAAACGGGTGTGTGATATACTGAAACAGTTGGACATACCAGACGGGGAAGTGTTGAAATGTTTGGCCATATTCACACTCTCTCCGCGTACAATAGAGTATCGGCTCGAACGGTTAACGCACGTGAAAGAGTTTGAGGTGCTGATGAAACACCCACGCGTGTTGAGATTGATACAGTACCATACGAAGGCCGCGATACGGTTGGAGTATTTGCAGCAACTGAAGGTACGCTGCGCCTCGTTAGACGTTCTGTCGAGTAATTCACAAAGCTTCGAAAG GTACGTCCGTGATGGTTGCGACCGAACGAAGGGCAAAGATACTGGCTATGTGCTGAAACACATATTCAAGGAACGTGGTGAAGCGGCGGTACAAATGATCAAGCGTCATCCCAACTGGTTTCACGTGCCGGTGCTACAAATGCAGGAAACGGTTGACCAGTTGCTGAACAAGAAGTTCACGCTGAATGATATTTGCAATAACATTCACATTCTGCTTTATCCACT AAATCGAATAGAAGAAAAACTCACCTTACTGCAAAACGCAGATCCAAAGCTCCAGGAAGAGCTGGGTGTGGAACTGTACAGAGCAAACAGAACGCAGATATTAGCGCTGGCGTTGTACTTGGTAGAGCTTGAGTTCCACTTCACGGGCGACGGAGTGTGGCCGGAGCAGATGCAGCAGAGCGATGCTAGTTCGACGATTAACGTTGAATTGCCGAGCAGTTTGAGTACCGAATACAAGTTTGGTAAAAAACCTCCAAATGCTCCAAGCAGTTCAACGTGA
- the LOC128310256 gene encoding transportin-3 isoform X1, which yields MEPPTAEAVLQGVFTLYNDPNNAEKEKASKWLEEFQKSIHSWKIADELLRHKHDLNSCTFAAQTMRNKIQNSFHELPESAHESLRQSLLEHLSHITIETKSVIVTQLSLALADLALLMSSWQKPVATLLQRFSSNPNMMYALIELLTLIPEEVNSRHLRLGANRRKEILLDLEADSTLVGEYLTLCLMNGNENELLRAKILKCFTSWVQINAFKLPEISDNMIIVYCFQLLSSGATSPDLHESATDCLCSLLTCMELNNSRGGLDDKLFGGIMCLEEAYNMSVAQEDLDKSMNLCRLFTVLVESNLTRMVALSDDETPHCSVKSLDLVLNCVGHYDYEVAEITFNMWYRLSEDLYHRNNYHLTAHFQPYVERLIAALYKHSQLDPDHDGLVEEGGSFKDFRFKVSEIIKDVIFIVSSISCFKQMFVVLQSSNVSWESSEAALFIMQNVARNILPEIMELGEREIPTSRFNQLCEESEVVPKVVEAILNLPENCHIAIRYTSISILGELCDWIDSNPETLQPVLNFLLFALQQKNGLATAAANSLQSICSTCKKHMLGHISGLMEIARCLDSFDIQTESAIGLLKGISIIIGRLPAGQLTPAMQELCSFQVEALSRLTNGDMEGLDGKKCRSDPAFWLDRLASIYRHVNPTVGNNEVNPCSFVIINNWNVLSRALERYKNDSKIMERIVRCIRYAIRCIGKQAMPILEPLVKQIITIYSGHNHTCLLYLGSILVDEFAYEEGCTQGLLNMLQAFIEPTFGVLQMENGLKNHPDMVDDFFRLATRFIQRAPLQFLQSPLVTPIIQCGLLACTLDHREANISVMRFFCSLLRHDRVNDLEPMVQSILASHGEALIMNLLYASVFCLHSNMLSDVAEVFVEIKQHSPLQLEEYVKKAVDSLPKKNSGGSVTVTHEQMVQFVSNIVKSQTPRATTQTLQDFARLYR from the exons ATGGAGCCACCGACCGCAGAAGCGGTACTGCAAGGCGTTTTCACTCTGTACAACGATCCGAATAATGCGGAAAAGGAGAAAGCCTCAAAGTGGTTGGAAGAATTTCAGAAATCG atTCATTCCTGGAAGATAGCCGATGAGCTACTGCGGCATAAACATGATCTTAATTCCTGCACATTCGCGGCCCAGACGATGCGGAACAAGATACAAAACAGCTTTCACGAGCTGCCGGAAAGCGCACACGAATCCCTGCGGCAGTCGCTGCTGGAACACCTTAGCCACATTACGATAGAAACCAAGTCGGTGATTGTGACGCAGCTGTCGCTAGCGTTGGCCGACCTAGCACTGCTAATGTCTTCCTGGCAGAAGCCGGTCGCCACACTGCTGCAGCGCTTCTCGAGCAACCCGAACATGATGTACGCACTAATCGAGCTGTTGACGCTCATCCCGGAGGAAGTGAACTCGCGCCACCTAAGGCTCGGTGCGAATCGGCGGAAAGAGATTCTGCTAGACCTAGAGGCAGACTCCACACTGGTCGGCGAATATTTGACGCTCTGTCTCATGAACGGCAACGAAAACGAGCTGCTCCGAGCGAAGATACTAAAGTGTTTCACCTCCTGGGTGCAGATCAATGCATTTAAGTTGCCGGAGATAAGCGATAACATGATCATTGTGTACTGCTTCCAGCTGCTAAGTAGTGGCGCGACCAGCCCGGATTTACACGAGTCGGCCACGGATTGTCTCTGCTCGCTGCTAACCTGCATGGAGCTGAACAATTCGCGGGGTGGCCTAGACGATAAGCTGTTCGGTGGCATCATGTGTCTGGAGGAGGCGTACAACATGTCGGTCGCACAGGAAGATCTGGACAAGTCGATGAATCTTTGCCGGCTGTTCACGGTGCTGGTCGAGAGCAATTTAACGAGGATGGTGGCCTTATCGGACGACGAGACGCCGCACTGTTCGGTGAAATCGCTCGATCTGGTGCTAAACTGTGTCGGACACTACGATTACGAGGTGGCCGAAATTACGTTCAACATGTGGTACCGGCTGAGTGAGGACTTGTACCATCGTAACAATTATCACCTGACGGCACACTTTCAGCCGTACGTGGAGCGTCTCATAGCGGCACTGTACAAGCATTCGCAGCTTGACCCCGATCATGATGGGTTGGTCGAGGAGGGTGGATCATTTAAG GATTTCCGATTCAAGGTTTCAGAGATAATCAAGGACGTCATATTTATCGTCAGCTCGATCAGCTGTTTTAAGCAAATGTTCGTCGTACTGCAAAGCTCGAACGTGTCGTGGGAATCGAGCGAAGCGGCACTATTCATCATGCAGAACGTGGCGCGCAATATCCTGCC AGAGATTATGGAATTGGGAGAGCGTGAGATACCAACGTCGAGGTTCAACCAGCTTTG TGAAGAGAGTGAGGTGGTGCCGAAGGTGGTCGAGGCGATACTGAACCTGCCGGAAAATTGTCACATCGCAATCCGCTACACATCGATCAGCATTTTGGGCGAACTGTGCGATTGGATCGATTCGAACCCGGAAACGCTCCAGCCGGTGCTTAACTTTCTACTGTTTGCGCTGCAGCAAAAGAACGGGCTAGCGACGGCGGCCGCCAACTCACTGCAATCGATCTGCTCCACGTGCAAAAAGCATATGCTCGGTCACATTAGCGGGCTGATGGAGATAGCGCGATGTTTGGACAGCTTCGACATACAGACGGAATCGGCGATCGGGCTGCTGAAGGGTATATCGATCATTATTGGACGGCTCCCGGCCGGACAGCTTACACCGGCAATGCAAGAACTGTGCAGCTTCCAGGTGGAGGCACTCAGCCGGCTGACAAACGGTGATATGGAGGGGCTGGATGGGAAGAAGTGCCGGTCCGATCCGGCCTTTTGGTTGGATCGGTTAGCTTCCATCTACCGGCACGTTAACCCGACCGTTGGCAATAATGAGGTGAACCCGTGCTCGTTCGTCATCATCAACAACTGGAATGTGCTGTCGCGGGCACTGGAACGGTATAAGAATGATTCGAAGATAATGGAACGCATCGTGCGCTGCATCCGGTACGCCATACGGTGTATCGGGAAGCAGGCGATGCCGATACTAGAACCGCTGGTGAAGCAAATCATCACCATCTACTCCGGGCACAATCACACCTGCCTGCTGTACCTCGGCAGCATACTGGTGGATGAGTTTGCGTACGAGGAAGGTTGCACCCAGGGGTTGCTGAACATGCTGCAGGCATTTATCGAGCCAACGTTCGGTGTGCTGCAGATGGAGAACGGGCTGAAAAACCATCCGGACATGGTGGATGATTTCTTCCGGCTCGCCACGCGGTTCATACAGCGTGCGCCGTTGCAATTCCTCCAGTCACCGCTCGTAACGCCAATCATACAGTGCGGACTGTTGGCGTGTACGCTAGATCACCGCGAGGCCAACATATCTGTGATGCGGTTCTTCTGCAGCCTGTTGCGCCACGATCGGGTAAACGATCTCGAACCGATGGTGCAGTCGATACTGGCGTCGCACGGCGAAGCACTCATCATGAACCTGCTGTACGCGTCCGTCTTCTGTCTGCACTCGAACATGCTGTCCGACGTGGCGGAAGTATTTGTCGAAATAAAGCAACACAGTCCATTACAACTAGAGGAGTACGTTAAGAAGGCGGTCGATTCGCTGCCAAAGAAGAACAGTGGCGGTTCCGTCACGGTTACGCACGAACAGATGGTACAGTTTGTATCGAACATTGTCAA ATCCCAAACACCAAGGGCCACGACGCAAACACTGCAAGACTTTGCGCGATTATATCGATAG
- the LOC128297863 gene encoding ras-related and estrogen-regulated growth inhibitor-like yields MTNLNKLKVVVIGSAKVGKSAVTVRYLTKRYIGEYSSARDFLYRHSVTYDNITTEVEIMDTSRCDKRGCLYEHLRWGDAFVVVYSICDKASFEEAADYLQQLTKLKLPSYYTLLLLGNKSDLDHAREISVNDGQELSFRYSCQFYEVSAAENFAGVSLAFHSLIREARSTQLFRALPMRRKLGVNSVSKALGNIFGKNSKGERKKRPSLSI; encoded by the exons ATGACGAATTTAAACAAGCTCAAGGTGGTCGTCATTGGCAGTGCCAAAGTTGGCAAATCAG CCGTCACGGTGCGTTATCTCACGAAGCGTTACATCGGGGAGTACAGCTCGGCGAGAG ACTTCCTCTATCGGCACAGCGTCACCTATGACAACATTACGACCGAGGTGGAAATTATGGACACGTCCCGGTGTGAT AAACGCGGTTGCTTGTACGAGCATCTACGCTGGGGTGATGCTTTCGTGGTCGTCTACTCTATCTGTGATAAGGCGAGCTTCGAGGAGGCAGCCGACTACCTGCAGCAGTTGACCAAGCTGAAGCTGCCCTCGTACTATACGCTGCTCCTGCTGGGCAACAAAAGTGATCTCGATCATGCGCG GGAAATTTCGGTTAACGACGGACAGGAGCTATCGTTCAGATATTCCTGCCAGTTCTACGAGGTGTCTGCGGCGGAAAATTTTGCCGGCGTCTCACTCGCATTCCACTCGCTGATACGCGAGGCACGTTCCACCCAGCTATTCCGGGCACTGCCCATGCGAAGAAAGTTAGGCGTTAACAGTGTGTCGAAGGCGCTCGGCAATATCTTTGGCAAGAATAGCAAGGGCGAACGGAAGAAACGTCCTTCGCTCAGCATATGA
- the LOC128310256 gene encoding transportin-3 isoform X3, with the protein MEPPTAEAVLQGVFTLYNDPNNAEKEKASKWLEEFQKSIHSWKIADELLRHKHDLNSCTFAAQTMRNKIQNSFHELPESAHESLRQSLLEHLSHITIETKSVIVTQLSLALADLALLMSSWQKPVATLLQRFSSNPNMMYALIELLTLIPEEVNSRHLRLGANRRKEILLDLEADSTLVGEYLTLCLMNGNENELLRAKILKCFTSWVQINAFKLPEISDNMIIVYCFQLLSSGATSPDLHESATDCLCSLLTCMELNNSRGGLDDKLFGGIMCLEEAYNMSVAQEDLDKSMNLCRLFTVLVESNLTRMVALSDDETPHCSVKSLDLVLNCVGHYDYEVAEITFNMWYRLSEDLYHRNNYHLTAHFQPYVERLIAALYKHSQLDPDHDGLVEEGGSFKDFRFKVSEIIKDVIFIVSSISCFKQMFVVLQSSNVSWESSEAALFIMQNVARNILPEESEVVPKVVEAILNLPENCHIAIRYTSISILGELCDWIDSNPETLQPVLNFLLFALQQKNGLATAAANSLQSICSTCKKHMLGHISGLMEIARCLDSFDIQTESAIGLLKGISIIIGRLPAGQLTPAMQELCSFQVEALSRLTNGDMEGLDGKKCRSDPAFWLDRLASIYRHVNPTVGNNEVNPCSFVIINNWNVLSRALERYKNDSKIMERIVRCIRYAIRCIGKQAMPILEPLVKQIITIYSGHNHTCLLYLGSILVDEFAYEEGCTQGLLNMLQAFIEPTFGVLQMENGLKNHPDMVDDFFRLATRFIQRAPLQFLQSPLVTPIIQCGLLACTLDHREANISVMRFFCSLLRHDRVNDLEPMVQSILASHGEALIMNLLYASVFCLHSNMLSDVAEVFVEIKQHSPLQLEEYVKKAVDSLPKKNSGGSVTVTHEQMVQFVSNIVKSQTPRATTQTLQDFARLYR; encoded by the exons ATGGAGCCACCGACCGCAGAAGCGGTACTGCAAGGCGTTTTCACTCTGTACAACGATCCGAATAATGCGGAAAAGGAGAAAGCCTCAAAGTGGTTGGAAGAATTTCAGAAATCG atTCATTCCTGGAAGATAGCCGATGAGCTACTGCGGCATAAACATGATCTTAATTCCTGCACATTCGCGGCCCAGACGATGCGGAACAAGATACAAAACAGCTTTCACGAGCTGCCGGAAAGCGCACACGAATCCCTGCGGCAGTCGCTGCTGGAACACCTTAGCCACATTACGATAGAAACCAAGTCGGTGATTGTGACGCAGCTGTCGCTAGCGTTGGCCGACCTAGCACTGCTAATGTCTTCCTGGCAGAAGCCGGTCGCCACACTGCTGCAGCGCTTCTCGAGCAACCCGAACATGATGTACGCACTAATCGAGCTGTTGACGCTCATCCCGGAGGAAGTGAACTCGCGCCACCTAAGGCTCGGTGCGAATCGGCGGAAAGAGATTCTGCTAGACCTAGAGGCAGACTCCACACTGGTCGGCGAATATTTGACGCTCTGTCTCATGAACGGCAACGAAAACGAGCTGCTCCGAGCGAAGATACTAAAGTGTTTCACCTCCTGGGTGCAGATCAATGCATTTAAGTTGCCGGAGATAAGCGATAACATGATCATTGTGTACTGCTTCCAGCTGCTAAGTAGTGGCGCGACCAGCCCGGATTTACACGAGTCGGCCACGGATTGTCTCTGCTCGCTGCTAACCTGCATGGAGCTGAACAATTCGCGGGGTGGCCTAGACGATAAGCTGTTCGGTGGCATCATGTGTCTGGAGGAGGCGTACAACATGTCGGTCGCACAGGAAGATCTGGACAAGTCGATGAATCTTTGCCGGCTGTTCACGGTGCTGGTCGAGAGCAATTTAACGAGGATGGTGGCCTTATCGGACGACGAGACGCCGCACTGTTCGGTGAAATCGCTCGATCTGGTGCTAAACTGTGTCGGACACTACGATTACGAGGTGGCCGAAATTACGTTCAACATGTGGTACCGGCTGAGTGAGGACTTGTACCATCGTAACAATTATCACCTGACGGCACACTTTCAGCCGTACGTGGAGCGTCTCATAGCGGCACTGTACAAGCATTCGCAGCTTGACCCCGATCATGATGGGTTGGTCGAGGAGGGTGGATCATTTAAG GATTTCCGATTCAAGGTTTCAGAGATAATCAAGGACGTCATATTTATCGTCAGCTCGATCAGCTGTTTTAAGCAAATGTTCGTCGTACTGCAAAGCTCGAACGTGTCGTGGGAATCGAGCGAAGCGGCACTATTCATCATGCAGAACGTGGCGCGCAATATCCTGCC TGAAGAGAGTGAGGTGGTGCCGAAGGTGGTCGAGGCGATACTGAACCTGCCGGAAAATTGTCACATCGCAATCCGCTACACATCGATCAGCATTTTGGGCGAACTGTGCGATTGGATCGATTCGAACCCGGAAACGCTCCAGCCGGTGCTTAACTTTCTACTGTTTGCGCTGCAGCAAAAGAACGGGCTAGCGACGGCGGCCGCCAACTCACTGCAATCGATCTGCTCCACGTGCAAAAAGCATATGCTCGGTCACATTAGCGGGCTGATGGAGATAGCGCGATGTTTGGACAGCTTCGACATACAGACGGAATCGGCGATCGGGCTGCTGAAGGGTATATCGATCATTATTGGACGGCTCCCGGCCGGACAGCTTACACCGGCAATGCAAGAACTGTGCAGCTTCCAGGTGGAGGCACTCAGCCGGCTGACAAACGGTGATATGGAGGGGCTGGATGGGAAGAAGTGCCGGTCCGATCCGGCCTTTTGGTTGGATCGGTTAGCTTCCATCTACCGGCACGTTAACCCGACCGTTGGCAATAATGAGGTGAACCCGTGCTCGTTCGTCATCATCAACAACTGGAATGTGCTGTCGCGGGCACTGGAACGGTATAAGAATGATTCGAAGATAATGGAACGCATCGTGCGCTGCATCCGGTACGCCATACGGTGTATCGGGAAGCAGGCGATGCCGATACTAGAACCGCTGGTGAAGCAAATCATCACCATCTACTCCGGGCACAATCACACCTGCCTGCTGTACCTCGGCAGCATACTGGTGGATGAGTTTGCGTACGAGGAAGGTTGCACCCAGGGGTTGCTGAACATGCTGCAGGCATTTATCGAGCCAACGTTCGGTGTGCTGCAGATGGAGAACGGGCTGAAAAACCATCCGGACATGGTGGATGATTTCTTCCGGCTCGCCACGCGGTTCATACAGCGTGCGCCGTTGCAATTCCTCCAGTCACCGCTCGTAACGCCAATCATACAGTGCGGACTGTTGGCGTGTACGCTAGATCACCGCGAGGCCAACATATCTGTGATGCGGTTCTTCTGCAGCCTGTTGCGCCACGATCGGGTAAACGATCTCGAACCGATGGTGCAGTCGATACTGGCGTCGCACGGCGAAGCACTCATCATGAACCTGCTGTACGCGTCCGTCTTCTGTCTGCACTCGAACATGCTGTCCGACGTGGCGGAAGTATTTGTCGAAATAAAGCAACACAGTCCATTACAACTAGAGGAGTACGTTAAGAAGGCGGTCGATTCGCTGCCAAAGAAGAACAGTGGCGGTTCCGTCACGGTTACGCACGAACAGATGGTACAGTTTGTATCGAACATTGTCAA ATCCCAAACACCAAGGGCCACGACGCAAACACTGCAAGACTTTGCGCGATTATATCGATAG
- the LOC128310256 gene encoding transportin-3 isoform X2 produces MEPPTAEAVLQGVFTLYNDPNNAEKEKASKWLEEFQKSIHSWKIADELLRHKHDLNSCTFAAQTMRNKIQNSFHELPESAHESLRQSLLEHLSHITIETKSVIVTQLSLALADLALLMSSWQKPVATLLQRFSSNPNMMYALIELLTLIPEEVNSRHLRLGANRRKEILLDLEADSTLVGEYLTLCLMNGNENELLRAKILKCFTSWVQINAFKLPEISDNMIIVYCFQLLSSGATSPDLHESATDCLCSLLTCMELNNSRGGLDDKLFGGIMCLEEAYNMSVAQEDLDKSMNLCRLFTVLVESNLTRMVALSDDETPHCSVKSLDLVLNCVGHYDYEVAEITFNMWYRLSEDLYHRNNYHLTAHFQPYVERLIAALYKHSQLDPDHDGLVEEGGSFKVSEIIKDVIFIVSSISCFKQMFVVLQSSNVSWESSEAALFIMQNVARNILPEIMELGEREIPTSRFNQLCEESEVVPKVVEAILNLPENCHIAIRYTSISILGELCDWIDSNPETLQPVLNFLLFALQQKNGLATAAANSLQSICSTCKKHMLGHISGLMEIARCLDSFDIQTESAIGLLKGISIIIGRLPAGQLTPAMQELCSFQVEALSRLTNGDMEGLDGKKCRSDPAFWLDRLASIYRHVNPTVGNNEVNPCSFVIINNWNVLSRALERYKNDSKIMERIVRCIRYAIRCIGKQAMPILEPLVKQIITIYSGHNHTCLLYLGSILVDEFAYEEGCTQGLLNMLQAFIEPTFGVLQMENGLKNHPDMVDDFFRLATRFIQRAPLQFLQSPLVTPIIQCGLLACTLDHREANISVMRFFCSLLRHDRVNDLEPMVQSILASHGEALIMNLLYASVFCLHSNMLSDVAEVFVEIKQHSPLQLEEYVKKAVDSLPKKNSGGSVTVTHEQMVQFVSNIVKSQTPRATTQTLQDFARLYR; encoded by the exons ATGGAGCCACCGACCGCAGAAGCGGTACTGCAAGGCGTTTTCACTCTGTACAACGATCCGAATAATGCGGAAAAGGAGAAAGCCTCAAAGTGGTTGGAAGAATTTCAGAAATCG atTCATTCCTGGAAGATAGCCGATGAGCTACTGCGGCATAAACATGATCTTAATTCCTGCACATTCGCGGCCCAGACGATGCGGAACAAGATACAAAACAGCTTTCACGAGCTGCCGGAAAGCGCACACGAATCCCTGCGGCAGTCGCTGCTGGAACACCTTAGCCACATTACGATAGAAACCAAGTCGGTGATTGTGACGCAGCTGTCGCTAGCGTTGGCCGACCTAGCACTGCTAATGTCTTCCTGGCAGAAGCCGGTCGCCACACTGCTGCAGCGCTTCTCGAGCAACCCGAACATGATGTACGCACTAATCGAGCTGTTGACGCTCATCCCGGAGGAAGTGAACTCGCGCCACCTAAGGCTCGGTGCGAATCGGCGGAAAGAGATTCTGCTAGACCTAGAGGCAGACTCCACACTGGTCGGCGAATATTTGACGCTCTGTCTCATGAACGGCAACGAAAACGAGCTGCTCCGAGCGAAGATACTAAAGTGTTTCACCTCCTGGGTGCAGATCAATGCATTTAAGTTGCCGGAGATAAGCGATAACATGATCATTGTGTACTGCTTCCAGCTGCTAAGTAGTGGCGCGACCAGCCCGGATTTACACGAGTCGGCCACGGATTGTCTCTGCTCGCTGCTAACCTGCATGGAGCTGAACAATTCGCGGGGTGGCCTAGACGATAAGCTGTTCGGTGGCATCATGTGTCTGGAGGAGGCGTACAACATGTCGGTCGCACAGGAAGATCTGGACAAGTCGATGAATCTTTGCCGGCTGTTCACGGTGCTGGTCGAGAGCAATTTAACGAGGATGGTGGCCTTATCGGACGACGAGACGCCGCACTGTTCGGTGAAATCGCTCGATCTGGTGCTAAACTGTGTCGGACACTACGATTACGAGGTGGCCGAAATTACGTTCAACATGTGGTACCGGCTGAGTGAGGACTTGTACCATCGTAACAATTATCACCTGACGGCACACTTTCAGCCGTACGTGGAGCGTCTCATAGCGGCACTGTACAAGCATTCGCAGCTTGACCCCGATCATGATGGGTTGGTCGAGGAGGGTGGATCATTTAAG GTTTCAGAGATAATCAAGGACGTCATATTTATCGTCAGCTCGATCAGCTGTTTTAAGCAAATGTTCGTCGTACTGCAAAGCTCGAACGTGTCGTGGGAATCGAGCGAAGCGGCACTATTCATCATGCAGAACGTGGCGCGCAATATCCTGCC AGAGATTATGGAATTGGGAGAGCGTGAGATACCAACGTCGAGGTTCAACCAGCTTTG TGAAGAGAGTGAGGTGGTGCCGAAGGTGGTCGAGGCGATACTGAACCTGCCGGAAAATTGTCACATCGCAATCCGCTACACATCGATCAGCATTTTGGGCGAACTGTGCGATTGGATCGATTCGAACCCGGAAACGCTCCAGCCGGTGCTTAACTTTCTACTGTTTGCGCTGCAGCAAAAGAACGGGCTAGCGACGGCGGCCGCCAACTCACTGCAATCGATCTGCTCCACGTGCAAAAAGCATATGCTCGGTCACATTAGCGGGCTGATGGAGATAGCGCGATGTTTGGACAGCTTCGACATACAGACGGAATCGGCGATCGGGCTGCTGAAGGGTATATCGATCATTATTGGACGGCTCCCGGCCGGACAGCTTACACCGGCAATGCAAGAACTGTGCAGCTTCCAGGTGGAGGCACTCAGCCGGCTGACAAACGGTGATATGGAGGGGCTGGATGGGAAGAAGTGCCGGTCCGATCCGGCCTTTTGGTTGGATCGGTTAGCTTCCATCTACCGGCACGTTAACCCGACCGTTGGCAATAATGAGGTGAACCCGTGCTCGTTCGTCATCATCAACAACTGGAATGTGCTGTCGCGGGCACTGGAACGGTATAAGAATGATTCGAAGATAATGGAACGCATCGTGCGCTGCATCCGGTACGCCATACGGTGTATCGGGAAGCAGGCGATGCCGATACTAGAACCGCTGGTGAAGCAAATCATCACCATCTACTCCGGGCACAATCACACCTGCCTGCTGTACCTCGGCAGCATACTGGTGGATGAGTTTGCGTACGAGGAAGGTTGCACCCAGGGGTTGCTGAACATGCTGCAGGCATTTATCGAGCCAACGTTCGGTGTGCTGCAGATGGAGAACGGGCTGAAAAACCATCCGGACATGGTGGATGATTTCTTCCGGCTCGCCACGCGGTTCATACAGCGTGCGCCGTTGCAATTCCTCCAGTCACCGCTCGTAACGCCAATCATACAGTGCGGACTGTTGGCGTGTACGCTAGATCACCGCGAGGCCAACATATCTGTGATGCGGTTCTTCTGCAGCCTGTTGCGCCACGATCGGGTAAACGATCTCGAACCGATGGTGCAGTCGATACTGGCGTCGCACGGCGAAGCACTCATCATGAACCTGCTGTACGCGTCCGTCTTCTGTCTGCACTCGAACATGCTGTCCGACGTGGCGGAAGTATTTGTCGAAATAAAGCAACACAGTCCATTACAACTAGAGGAGTACGTTAAGAAGGCGGTCGATTCGCTGCCAAAGAAGAACAGTGGCGGTTCCGTCACGGTTACGCACGAACAGATGGTACAGTTTGTATCGAACATTGTCAA ATCCCAAACACCAAGGGCCACGACGCAAACACTGCAAGACTTTGCGCGATTATATCGATAG